One stretch of Plasmodium vivax chromosome 8, whole genome shotgun sequence DNA includes these proteins:
- a CDS encoding GDP-L-fucose synthetase, putative (encoded by transcript PVX_094915A), with product MVRVCLVTGGTGLLGNSLREVIKKETPHFVENENEIIVNSGDNNVIKKYIFLSSKMCDLKNFDEAQQFFEKNEITDIVHFAACVGGLYANKNNNLQFLVDNLEINLNVVKLCHRYSITRGIFTLSTCVFPEKCTLPLTEEDIHEGRCHLSNEGYSMSKRVLEVMVRFYREKYNYQWICIIPTNVYGKYDNFNLASSHVVPSIIHKIYLAKVNNTDVRLMGDGTAVRQFIYNRDVATILLYILNTYYCKHFTIVKDEICSVIFSTNLPSNELTIKELAEKIKRFLKFDKEVLFDETADNGIHRKTSSNDKLMRILDNSFAFTDMDKG from the exons ATGGTAAGGGTTTGCCTGGTAACTGGGGGCACCGGGTTGCTAGGAAATAGTTTACGGgaagtaataaaaaaggaaacccctcattttgtagaaaatgaaaatgagaTAATTGTAAACTCTGGGGATAACAACgtaattaagaaatatatttttctaagttcaaaaatgtgtgatttaaaaaattttgatgaagCGCAacaatttttcgaaaaaaacgaaattacAGACATCGTGCATTTTGCGGCATGTGTAGGTGGTCTGTacgcaaataaaaacaacaacCTGCAGTTTCTGGTGGACAACTTGGAGATTAACCTAAACGTGGTTAAACTCTGCCACAGGTATTCG ATTACGAGAGGAATATTCACCCTGTCCACTTGCGTCTTCCCAGAAAAGTGCACTTTACCTTTAACTGAAGAAGACATACATGAGGGAAGGTGCCACCTGAGCAACGAAGGATACAGCATGTCGAAAAGAGTTCTGGAAGTGATGGTCAGATTTTACAGAGAAAAATACAACTACCAGTGGATCTGCATAATACCCACAAATGTGTATGGCAAATACGACAATTTTAACTTAGCCTCTTCGCACGTAGTGCCTTCTATTATTCATAAGATTTATTTGGCAAAAG tGAACAACACCGACGTGCGGCTCATGGGCGATGGGACGGCTGTCCGCCAATTCATTTACAACAGAGACGTAGCCACCATTTTGCTCTACATCCTCAACACGTATTATTGCAAGCATTTCACGATAGTTAAGGATGAAATTTGCAGCGTTATATTCTCCACTAATTTGCCTTCAAACG AATTGACCATTAAGGAGTTGGCCGAGAAAATTAAACGTTTCCTAAAATTCGACAAAGAAGTATTG TTCGACGAAACAGCGGATAACGGAATTCACCGGAAG aCATCGAGCAACGACAAGTTAATGAGAATTCTGGATAACTCTTTCGCGTTTACTGACATGGACAAGGGTTAa
- a CDS encoding initiation factor 2 subunit family, putative (encoded by transcript PVX_094910A), translating to MEDKPYVTFHKRKKTRANAKVSREKIKKNFLRNEKFIRVSTRSKSSTKKTFLHTLFKSFIKPYNEKNTVFYSILCIINNIYKCHYFSKHRCLICKPLHERSASVLQGGGAYYDGCDGEDSASASARGSLTACASLSSTASTTASTTASTTASTTASSIASSTASTTATVTFPYDIYYNLRKINLIESGKLKSSVSGGKSEGSRQSGEKESSEAEPNRGVLPVDAAKRKVAEGGSESGIEATRRVTTEGVNTPVGERSARECPHPENRPTQQVDGAKANAPNNRTKPSATAVRKNVSVTDKEVSPISGPIQNFISAKLNLTNVQHYYFLSHDKEQFEDLYNFDVFQKINIFDRILLDLNQNEIHPNVLRTGIFFNKYFNNSHNDRNVDLLTALKSFIKDYSLPPYEPINRHMKIVIDKEINYIIMCKKHSISMGEVIRWFKNMIAEHIGKNILEQTKVIITNNINNYIRTKIVIPSIHISNYVAEHIISQNDILLIYTFDYDVYLSIVKAKRSGKQFEIILVDSEPYKNSNDIKLYTKLGIPVTYTLIGALFYNIKNCTKVLLGIDAIIHNSVYAYVGTSIICMMAHLSNVLVYIACETYKISNKIIIDSFSINNINNNLDIYDYIYMHHHPHHRHHSHYDHYRHRQKQQGQHQAQHQSHPPQHAAAQRSAPKRNKCLDHGVIFNRKLNTFINSYADISSNAVLFNNRKTGTGGGPPSKPIIKYFAVEARKKRPGAFSPPSRRSNRGQEKFYPSEVAPPPSIHGSPNGILLKGDFKTNCQPSESEDHPGGSHPEVPKTKSDSSPSSCNAFLKCVDATRSGGDASTLFPKHDEPSRETPIQTKQECPHEGEEASTSWKSQVAGRGPGKEVKIVTTASVLTTRSTSKVGSTKGILKPPGRTSNENKNEKSNSLISGKQNCGNVPSDGKNAVKKNRVFFNLKNDKSSYPPSFNSHVGAPSNNLSAHIESCESDEEKICCNSICDSICTSIGNMNIKNVCTDTHNETNLFSSVQSHISKINSTTDKSFYVANICNDVTPLKHISYIVTEVGLYTSANRNALRVFVQNNV from the coding sequence atggaagataaACCGTACGTAACGTTTcacaagagaaaaaaaacaagagcGAATGCAAAAGTGagcagagaaaaaataaagaagaactTTTTAAGAAATGAGAAATTCATCCGAGTTTCAACGAGGAGTAAAAGCTCGACGAAGAAAACGTTTTTACATACCCTGTTCAAAAGTTTTATCAAGCCGTATAATGAGAAGAACACCGTGTTTTACTCCATTCTGtgtataattaataatatctaCAAATGCCACTACTTTTCGAAGCACCGCTGCTTGATTTGCAAGCCGCTGCATGAAAGGAGCGCGTCCGTATtgcaggggggaggtgcTTACTATGATGGTTGCGACGGGGAGGACAGCGCGTCTGCGTCTGCCAGGGGTTCCCTCACCGCGTGCGCCAGTTTGTCCTCCACCGCGTCCACCACCGCGTCCACCACGGCATCCACTACGGCGTCCACTACCGCTTCGTCAATCGCTTCCTCCACCGCATCCACCACCGCCACGGTGACCTTCCCCTACGACATCTACTACAACTTGCGCAAAATAAACTTGATTGAGTCTGGCAAACTGAAGAGCAGCGTGAGTGGCGGTAAATCGGAAGGGAGCCGCCAATCGGGGGAGAAGGAAAGTTCAGAGGCAGAACCGAACAGAGGGGTGTTACCGGTGGATGCAGCGAAAAGGAAGGTggcggaggggggaagtgagAGTGGAATTGAGGCCACACGTAGAGTAACAACTGAGGGGGTAAATACCCCTGTTGGGGAAAGAAGCGCAAGGGAATGCCCCCACCCAGAGAACAGACCCACTCAGCAAGTGGATGGAGCAAAGGCGAATGCCCCGAATAACAGGACCAAACCAAGCGCAACGGCGGTGAGGAAAAACGTCTCCGTTACTGATAAGGAAGTTTCGCCAATCAGCGGACCGATCCAGAATTTCATAAGTGCAAAGTTAAACCTGACGAATGTGCAGCACTACTACTTCCTCTCACATGATAAGGAGCAGTTTGAAGATCTCTACAATTTCGATGtgttccaaaaaataaatatatttgacaGAATTTTACTTGACTTAaaccaaaatgaaatacaCCCCAATGTGTTAAGGactggaattttttttaacaaatattttaacaacaGCCACAATGATAGAAATGTGGATTTGCTAACAGCATTGAAGTCCTTTATTAAGGACTACTCCCTCCCTCCCTATGAGCCCATTAATAGGCATATGAAAATTGTAATAGACAAGGAGataaattacataataatGTGCAAAAAACATAGCATCAGCATGGGGGAAGTAATCAGAtggtttaaaaatatgattgcGGAGCATATAGGAAAGAATATTCTAGAGCAGACCAAGGTGATAATTACCaacaatattaataattatataagaaCCAAAATTGTTATTCCATCGATTCACATTTCTAACTACGTGGCGGAGCACATCATTTCTCAGAATGACATTTTGCTAATCTACACCTTTGACTATGATGTATATTTGTCTATAGTAAAGGCGAAGAGAAGTGGAAAACagtttgaaataattttggtCGACTCGGAACCTTATAAAAATTCGAATGATATTAAATTGTATACCAAACTTGGGATCCCAGTTACGTACACATTAATTGGggcccttttttataatataaagaatTGCACCAAAGTGCTTCTAGGGATCGATGCCATTATACATAACAGCGTTTATGCCTACGTGGGTACCAGCATCATATGCATGATGGCTCACCTTAGCAATGTGCTGGTGTATATCGCTTGTGAGACCTACAAAATTAGCAACAAGATTATCATTGACAGCTTtagcataaataatattaacaacAATTTGGACATTTACGattacatatacatgcaccACCACCCGCACCACAGACACCACAGCCACTACGACCACTACCGGCATCGGCAGAAGCAGCAGGGGCAGCATCAGGCGCAGCATCAATCGCATCCACCGCAGCATGCGGCCGCCCAGAGAAGCGCCCCCAAAAGGAACAAGTGCCTGGACCATGGGGTCATCTTTAACCGGAAGTTAAACACCTTCATAAATTCCTACGCTGACATAAGCTCCAACGCcgtcctttttaataatcgCAAAACTGGCACAGGAGGCGGGCCGCCCAGCAAGCCCATTATCAAGTATTTCGCCGTAGAAGCAAGGAAAAAACGGCCAGgtgctttttcccccccgagtAGGCGATCAAACCGCGGGCAGGAAAAGTTCTACCCATCAGAAGTAGCGCCACCTCCCTCCATTCATGGCAGCCCAAACGGGATTCTTCTCAAAGGGgattttaaaacaaattgtcAACCAAGTGAATCGGAGGATCACCCCGGGGGCAGCCATCCAGAAGTCCCCAAAACGAAGAGCGATTCCTCCCCGAGTAGCTGCAATGCATTTCTCAAATGTGTAGACGCTACACGCAGCGGAGGGGACGCCTCCACATTGTTCCCCAAGCACGACGAGCCGAGTAGAGAAACTCCCATTCAGACGAAGCAGGAATGCCCccacgagggggaagaagcaagtACCAGTTGGAAGAGCCAAGTTGCCGGAAGGGGGCCCGGGAAAGAAGTCAAAATAGTTACCACCGCAAGTGTACTTACAACGAGAAGTACAAGCAAGGTAGGATCCACCAAGGGGATACTGAAACCGCCCGGAAGAACATCcaacgaaaataaaaatgaaaaaagtaaCTCCCTTATAAGTGGTAAGCAGAATTGTGGAAACGTCCCCAGTGACGGTAAAAATGCTGTTAAAAAGAatagagttttttttaaccttaaaaatgacaaaagtAGTTACCCCCCCAGTTTTAACAGCCACGTTGGTGCCCCTTCGAATAACTTGAGCGCGCACATTGAATCCTGCGAAAGtgacgaagaaaaaatatgctgcAACAGCATTTGTGATTCTATTTGTACCTCCATTGGAAATATGAACATAAAGAATGTCTGCACAGATACTCATAACGAGACGAACCTTTTCAGCTCCGTCCAGTCGCACATCAGCAAAATTAATTCCACCACGGACAAGTCTTTTTACGTTGCCAACATATGCAATGACGTCACTCCGCTGAAGCACATCAGCTATATCGTCACGGAGGTGGGCTTGTACACCAGCGCAAACAGGAACGCCCTAAGGGTGTTCGTCCAGAATAACGTCTAG
- a CDS encoding hypothetical protein, conserved (encoded by transcript PVX_094905A), giving the protein MRMIIFYLAILCYVSSAADSQTKSNQNYLLKNHEPSKISRKKARKYDKHGLTNFTDFSFVSQAEASDSEAHAGKEGKKEEKDKKNDTGKDDWKGKHEEHAMHEGEVKHAVQETHGEKKPSNEEKNKKESKDDAEDDDNVDEGDEGDNDGEDDDEDGEPKINSKKKGNLKEDKKGGDNKEKKKKTKGDFDDDENSEEDEDDENEDEADGEDEDEEEEMGKKPSNKKDIEKQQKGSDKNDEKGKKEIKVHGGDEHKHEEHHEVHTAGKHQGDNHVQAHAQKTHNAAEKQQSGKEANNNQAAHNPEVKTSVPILSNIEQRQPTSPPLSNVAQNAIPALSAFIPKREDPIVPHNNNVKINEDIHIPDDIKKDFMKLLRSVVQLNVKEALHQGNSHHPHGDQQKNSSGMPPTHMNAPPGNGTNNTSFLNRLMDHFKKYLLYYLGGLVVFSAFALAMQCSDVSDKKRKNPAKRDRSKITNYRRDIES; this is encoded by the exons atgagaatgataatattttatttggcTATTCTGTGCTATGTTAGCTCCGCTGCAGATTCTCAAACGAAATCGAAC CAGaattatcttttaaaaaatcacGAGCCATCCAAAATATCAAGGAAAAAGGCAAGAAAATATGATAAGCATGGTTTAACTAATTTTACAG ACTTCTCTTTCGTGTCGCAAGCGGAAGCAAGTGATAGCGAAGCGCATGCAGGAaaggaaggcaaaaaagaggagaaggataaaaaaaacgacacgGGGAAAGATGATTGGAAGGGGAAACATGAGGAACATGCAATGCACGAGGGGGAGGTAAAACATGCGGTGCAGGAAACacatggtgaaaaaaaaccatcaaatgaggagaagaacaaaaaggaaagcaaagaTGACGCAGAGGACGACGATAATGTGGACGAGGGTGATGAAGGTGACAACGATGGCGAAGACGACGACGAAGATGGGGAACCCAAAATcaattccaaaaaaaaaggaaatttaaaggaagataaaaagggaggagataacaaagaaaagaaaaaaaaaacaaaaggagaTTTCGATGATGACGAAAATTCtgaggaagatgaagatgatgagAATGAAGATGAGGCGGATGGGGAGGACgaagacgaggaggaagaaatgggAAAGAAGCCATCAAACAAAAAAGACATTGAGAAAcaacaaaaggggagcgacaaaaatgatgagaaaggtaaaaaagaaataaaggTCCACGGAGGGGATGAGCACAAGCATGAAGAGCATCACGAGGTGCACACTGCAGGGAAGCACCAGGGGGACAACCACGTCCAAGCTCACGCCCAAAAAACGCATAACGCAGCTGAAAAACAACAGAGCGGTAAAGAAGCTAATAACAATCAAGCTGCACATAACCCAGAAGTAAAAACGAGCGTGCCAATATTAAGTAACATTGAACAGAGGCAGCCTACAAGCCCTCCCCTCTCCAACGTGGCGCAGAATGCAATTCCAGCTTTAAGCGCGTTCATTCCGAAGAGAGAGGATCCCATTGTCCCACACAACAATAACGT CAAAATAAACGAAGATATACACATCCCcgatgatattaaaaaagattTCATGAAACTGCTAAGAAGCGTCGTTCAACTTAACGTTAAGGAAGCCCTGCACCAGGGGAACAGTCATCACCCACATGGAGATCAGCAGAAAAACTCCTCAGGCATGCCACCAACGCATATGAATGCTCCCCCTGGGAATGGAACAAACAACACATCATTTTTAAACAGATTGATGGatcattttaagaaatatcTGCTGTACTACTTAGGAGGCCTCGTggttttttctgcttttgcATTGGCTATGCAATGTTCAGACGTAAGCgacaaaaagagaaagaatcCTGCCAAAAGGGACAGAAGCAAAATTACCAATTATCGAAGAGACATCGAAAGctga
- a CDS encoding hypothetical protein, conserved (encoded by transcript PVX_094920A): MPRITPLFLLSILLSFFLFSGQNALTNDDDTNKRATLLALLKNTFIDNTENKKPDDINTALENINNMTLHPTDTDKFNKFLDHFLKFFHIYVSFSDKDKRVLHLSGVLNEVYVDVESLSEENLQKHFDSVHEKGLNLINLIVHSNLVHPKYDETAVQGMEGEEPEQTDGPTEGPGSHGKVDPPQEGDPQEEEGPSQEGHPQEKVDPTQENHPHEKVDPPQEGDPAQESHPHQKDGPAQQDHSQEYAVTPEYADHYHYGGHEEDPEDMDYENGEEYDAQGDPDDHDEHYEFDEHDEHGEHGDYDHDEHGEHDEPYHEEDKKKIKYVGKKLKNLLAMKNIKLNNNSTGEFKVNFYTNYVNYINTPYGAPLLPFHKDSYEYAEVYSGDKLHPKKHGDEQMYYVGEKELIPVHGKGDMQKEGPYDVYKGAMKGIYENIKKKAAKKGGKNGWWGKKKAGKYQIKEDSNGDDDDDEDGDGDGDDDDDDDNGDDDDDEDPDEDDQLQNEPLHKGHGPNKKPKYGHKKKKIHGENVDDEETTDKAPSEKGKKGIDFAYTYYNPYYMFKLGSNMPTGKKAQPSGKGAPAKGGLLKGGKGHDEEEEEVADEEEEEEEEAEVADAEDVADEEDAEEVADEDADVTDGDDAEKQHAKKSAANLFVNTLLELAGYLEPSESKKSELKEDKNSLGQANKSRPIYKKKEMKSRKMKTKKDIVDEKTTEKIKDTMYVKVGQNGTNGFLNFFDFREYAVKENFKDLLKVMETLKVFNITETIIFIQKFTESVCASYCMGITDVLELVNNDMLLYEKMSFHFRKNGMTVTTNSNYEFNGINFESLLALLNINKETIPLTCPCKSYTNNIISYCKQYKSNLKGYFTQSKNSEYLEKFTPYYLLEQLILLEDKLNYIKKNGKISSDTSVKILESKDLHTTAYYHNNRYFPPLKASSASSTAPVSAVGGKSGLNRVGGFGGNGVDGNGVSSHGSNHGGGELADELKYPDVDTLNIYYNASPVNLKSIHDVKNVLIDEVKSKIFYINSYRIGNQFFPTYSNLGKDDHDLEILESANSSKLKVEGRTSKRSPKLGHFVVPKLESVEKHSTGGSGGSDGSDEDSDETTDAGSDGGSDGGSVGGGALAKHKIMGNSDWIPLKSPPNHEDFYNAKKRHTNLLDHEGKQLCEKKMDDSDCVSLKCAFLEKDARAKESGECDKEVVDKHTGDKEASDKQTGEGGETDGADQAESQNNVNESEEHSAESLKLQSKMGEPLSCKKKKAISAKYLIYFFKNVHVWKTGEYCQNVNYIDNWLKKINYNEEIIFQEQLDEDSVVLYFSSNLKDKYKLDMEYFIFLLQKISLIMYVEDLCGIFQIDEMKQNKKIDKHIENPANIHNFMEKHILFSHEQYSKKNKYAKELSIISTSNFFSSKKDIILNSQPYNNIVFNEKEIYESLYVYMEDVLTERMINETWLTPYGFILCKPTLSDANNYKLKISQNEFITKYSRSAIDKYMYYEYRKIGNNIVQHHLDLSPKLSEHLAELKEYRLIIYNDNPSMTNIIITTTVNVLNIAFLQSLLEVILDIRATQQFFSYKGRFIPINAFIILDEGVNYLFFNYVPNENHINYAA; the protein is encoded by the coding sequence ATGCCACGAAtaactcccctttttttgctctccattttactctcttttttccttttctccggGCAAAATGCATTAACAAACGATGACGACACAAACAAAAGGGCTACCTTGCTAGCCCTCCTAAAAAACACCTTCATCGATAAtacggaaaataaaaaaccaGATGATATAAACACAGCATTGGAAAACATAAACAATATGACCTTACACCCCACAGATACAGacaaatttaacaaatttttggatcattttttaaaattttttcacatttacgTATCTTTCAGTGATAAGGACAAAAGGGTGTTACACCTCTCTGGGGTTTTAAATGAGGTGTACGTGGACGTAGAGTCCCTCAGCGAGGAAAACCTCCAGAAACATTTTGACAGTGTTCACGAGAAGGGACTCAATTTGATTAATTTAATCGTACATAGTAATTTGGTGCACCCCAAATATGATGAAACGGCGGTGCAGGGgatggagggggaggagcctGAACAGACGGATGGCCCCACGGAAGGGCCGGGGTCCCACGGGAAGGTAGACCCCCCACAAGAGGGCGACCctcaggaggaggaaggccCCTCACAAGAGGGCCACCCTCAGGAGAAGGTAGACCCCACACAAGAGAACCACCCTCACGAGAAGGTAGACCCTCCACAAGAGGGCGACCCCGCACAAGAGAGCCACCCTCACCAGAAGGACGGCCCCGCCCAGCAGGACCACAGCCAGGAATACGCGGTGACGCCTGAATATGCTGATCACTACCACTACGGTGGCCATGAGGAAGACCCGGAGGATATGGATTACGAAAATGGCGAAGAATACGATGCGCAGGGGGATCCGGACGACCACGATGAGCACTACGAATTCGACGAGCATGATGAGCATGGCGAGCATGGCGATTACGACCATGATGAGCATGGCGAACATGACGAGCCCTACCATGAGGAAgacaagaagaaaataaaatacgtgGGGAAAAAGCTGAAAAACTTGCTAGCCATGAAAAACATCAAACTGAATAACAACTCCACTGGAGAATTTAAAGTAAATTTCTACACGAACTACGTGAATTACATCAACACCCCATACGGTGCACCTCTATTGCCCTTTCATAAGGACAGCTACGAATACGCCGAGGTATATTCAGGTGATAAGCTGCACCCAAAGAAGCACGGCGATGAGCAAATGTACTATGTCGGGGAGAAGGAGCTGATACCAGTACATGGAAAAGGGGACATGCAGAAGGAGGGCCCATACGATGTGTATAAGGGAGCAATGAAGGGGATTTacgaaaatattaaaaagaaggcagCCAAAAAGGGAGGTAAAAACGGATggtgggggaagaaaaaggcggGAAAATATCAAATAAAGGAAGACAGCAATGGggacgacgacgatgatgaagatgGTGATGGCGATGgtgacgatgatgacgatgatgacaaTGGCgacgatgacgatgatgaagaCCCAGACGAAGACGACCAGCTGCAGAATGAGCCTCTTCACAAAGGGCATGGGCCAAACAAGAAGCCTAAATATGgccataagaaaaaaaaaattcatggGGAGAACGTGGACGATGAGGAAACGACTGACAAGGCACCAtcggaaaagggaaaaaaaggcatcgATTTTGCTTATACGTATTACAACCCGTATTACATGTTCAAGCTGGGCAGCAACATGCCAACCGGGAAGAAGGCGCAGCCGAGTGGGAAGGGTGCGCCAGCGAAGGGCGGGCTcctgaaagggggaaaaggccatgatgaggaggaggaagaagtggcagacgaagaagaggaagaagaggaagaagcagaagtggCAGACGCGGAAGACGTGGCAGACGAGGAAGACGCAGAAGAAGTGGCAGACGAAGACGCGGATGTGACAGACGGAGACGACGCGGAGAAGCAACACGCAAAGAAAAGCGCCGCGAACCTCTTCGTAAATACGCTCCTGGAACTGGCGGGCTACCTAGAGCCGAGCGAAAGCAAAAAGAGCGAACTGAAGGAAGACAAAAATAGCCTTGGGCAAGCGAACAAAAGCAGACccatatacaaaaaaaaagaaatgaaaagcagaaaaatgaaaacaaagaAAGACATCGTAGACGAAAAGACAACAGAAAAAATCAAAGACACCATGTACGTTAAAGTGGgtcaaaatggaacaaatggatttttaaatttcttcgATTTTAGAGAATATGcagtaaaagaaaatttcaaAGATCTCCTAAAAGTGATGGAAACCTTAAAGGTGTTTAATATAACCGAAACGATTATTTTCATTCAGAAGTTTACAGAGTCTGTATGTGCCTCATACTGCATGGGGATAACAGATGTGCTGGAGCTAGTAAATAATGATATGCTGTTGTACGAGAAGATGTCTTTCCACTTCCGTAAGAATGGCATGACCGTCACGACTAATTCAAATTACGAATTTAATGGCATAAATTTTGAAAGCTTGCTAGCTTTgctaaatataaataaagaaacCATACCACTCACTTGCCCTTGTAAATCCTACACCAATAATATTATCAGCTACTGTAAGCAGTATAAGTCTAATTTGAAGGGGTACTTTACCCAGTCGAAGAATTCGgaatatttggaaaaattcaCCCCCTATTATCTCCTGGAGCAGTTAATTCTTTTGGAGGATAAgctaaattatattaaaaagaatggGAAAATATCCTCAGATACGTCTGTGAAAATTTTGGAGAGTAAGGACCTTCACACGACGGCCTACTACCACAACAACAggtacttcccccccttgaaGGCCTCCAGCGCGTCGTCCACTGCGCCTGTAAGTGCAGTTGGTGGGAAGAGCGGACTTAACCGCGTTGGCGGATTTGGAGGAAACGGAGTTGACGGAAATGGCGTAAGCAGTCATGGAAGCAAccacggagggggggagcttGCGGACGAGCTCAAGTACCCCGACGTAGACACGCTGAACATCTACTACAACGCCTCCCCAGTGAACCTGAAGAGCATCCACGATGTTAAGAATGTGCTGATTGACGAAGTGAagtcaaaaatattttacataaattcGTACCGAATAGGAAACCAGTTTTTCCCCACGTACAGCAACCTAGGCAAAGACGACCACGATTTGGAAATTCTGGAGAGCGCTAATTCTTCCAAGCTGAAAGTGGAGGGCAGGACGAGCAAGCGAAGCCCCAAGTTGGGCCACTTCGTGGTGCCCAAGCTGGAGTCTGTGGAGAAGCACTCcacggggggaagcggtggaagcgaTGGAAGCGATGAAGATAGCGATGAAACCACAGATGCGGGAAGCGACGGAGGAAGCGATGGAGGAAGCGTGGGCGGGGGAGCCCTCGCGAAGCACAAAATCATGGGGAACAGCGACTGGATTCCGTTGAAAAGCCCGCCCAACCACGAAGACTTTTACAACGCGAAAAAGCGCCACACGAACCTGCTGGACCACGAGGGGAAGCAACTGTgcgaaaagaaaatggaCGATAGCGACTGCGTGAGTTTGAAGTGCGCCTTTTTGGAGAAGGACGCGCGCGCGAAGGAGTCCGGCGAGTGTGACAAGGAAGTGGTCGACAAGCACACGGGTGATAAGGAAGCGAGCGACAAGCAAACTGGTGAGGGAGGCGAAACCGATGGGGCAGACCAAGCGGAAAGCCAAAACAACGTAAACGAGAGCGAAGAACATTCTGCGGAGTCCCTCAAGCTGCAgagcaaaatgggagaacCCCTCTCGtgcaagaagaaaaaagcgaTAAGCGCCAAGTacttaatttatttttttaaaaacgtacaTGTGTGGAAAACAGGGGAGTACTGCCAAAATGTTAATTACATAGATAACTGGttgaagaaaattaattacaaCGAAGAAATCATATTCCAGGAACAGCTAGACGAAGACAGCGTGGTGCTCTACTTCTCCTCCAATTTGAAGGACAAATATAAGCTGGACATGGAgtacttcatatttttattgcaaaaaatttcactAATAATGTACGTGGAAGATCTCTGTGGAATTTTCCAAATAGACgaaatgaagcaaaataaaaaaattgacaaacaCATAGAAAACCCAGCAAATATTCACAACTTTAtggaaaaacatattttattttcacatgaGCAATATTCGAAGAAGAATAAATATGCAAAGGAGCTATCTATAATTTCtacttccaattttttttcttccaaaaaGGATATTATTCTGAATAGCCAGCCATACAACAACATAGTATttaacgaaaaggaaatttacGAATCGCTATACGTTTACATGGAAGATGTGCTAACAGAGCGAATGATAAATGAAACGTGGCTGACCCCCTACGGATTTATCCTATGCAAACCAACCTTAAGTGAtgcaaataattacaaattgAAGATTTCCCAAAATGAATTCATCACGAAATATTCCAGAAGCGCTatagataaatatatgtattatgaGTACAGGAAAATTGGGAACAATATCGTGCAGCACCATTTGGACTTGAGTCCCAAATTAAGCGAGCATCTGGCTGAACTGAAGGAGTACCGCTTAATCATTTACAATGATAATCCGTCCATGACAAACATCATAATCACGACGACTGTTAACGTTTTGAATATTGCCTTTTTGCAGAGCTTGTTGGAGGTCATTTTGGACATCAGGGCTACTCAGCAGTTCTTTTCCTACAAGGGCAGGTTCATCCCCATAAACGccttcatcattttggacGAGGGGGTCAACTACCTCTTCTTTAACTACGTCCCGAATGAAAACCACATCAACTACGCCGCGTGA